The Glycine max cultivar Williams 82 chromosome 12, Glycine_max_v4.0, whole genome shotgun sequence genome window below encodes:
- the LOC100783872 gene encoding anaphase-promoting complex subunit 8: protein MGDWREQLEAKAMSSKDSCRSELRIAIRQLGDRCLYSASKWAAEQLVGIEADNAKFTPSNTRFHRGSSSIRRKYRTHETAVTPVVGVSYDATPVLEEDELVDGDFYLLAKSYFDCREYKRAAHVLRDQMGRKSVFLRCYALYLAGEKRKDEETIELEGPLGKSDAINHELVSLERELSTLHKNGQADPFCLYLYGLVLKQKGNESLARVVLVESVNSYPWNWNAWTELQSLCKKVDTLNSLNLNSHWMKDFFLASVYQELRMYNDSLSKYEYLLGTFGYSNYIQAQIAKAQYSLREFDQVEAIFEELLKNDPYRVEDMDMYSNVLYAKECSASLSYLAHRVFMTDKYKPESCCIIGNYYSLKGQHEKSVVYFRRALKLDKNYLTAWTLMGHEFVEMKNTPAAVDAYRRAVDIDSCDYRAWYGLGQAYEMMGMPFYALHYFKKSVLLQQNDSRLWIAMAQCYETDQLRMLDDAIKCYKRAVNCNDREAIALHQLAKLHSELGHTEEAAFYYKKDLERMESEDREEPTMIEALLYLAKYYREQQKFEEADVYCTRLVDYTGPERETAKSLLRGMQLTQSSFPSMDVEHFPP, encoded by the exons ATGGGAGACTGGAGAGAGCAATTGGAAGCGAAGGCAATGAGTTCCAAAGACAGTTGCAGAAGCGAGCTTCGCATTGCCATTCGCCAACTCGGCGATCGATGCCTCTACTCTGCTTCTAAATG GGCAGCAGAACAGTTGGTGGGTATTGAGGCAGACAATGCTAAGTTCACTCCTTCGAATACGAGGTTCCATCGTGGGAGTTCAAGCATTCGCCGCAAGTACAGGACACACGAGACCGCGGTTACCCCGGTCGTGGGTGTTTCCTATGATGCCACACCTGTGTTGGAGGAGGATGAACTTGTAGATGGTGATTTTTACCTTCTGGCAAAGTCCTATTTCGATTGCCGTGAGTATAAGAGAGCTGCTCATGTTCTTCGCGATCAAATGGGAAGGAAATCGGTGTTCTTGCGCTGTTATGCTCTCTATCTG gCTGGAGAAAAGCGAAAAGACGAAGAGACGATAGAACTTGAGGGGCCTTTGGGTAAGAGTGATGCTATCAATCATGAATTGGTTTCTTTGGAGAGAGAGTTGTCAACACTTCACAAGAATGGCCAAGCCGATcctttttgtttgtatttataTGGTCTTGTGCTCAAACAGAAAGGCAATGAGAGCCTTGCACGTGTTGTTCTTGTAGAATCTGTGAATAGCTACCCTTGGAACTGGAATGCCTGGACGGAGCTGCAATCCTTGTGCAAAAAAGTTGATACCTTGAATAGTCTTAATCTCAATAGTCATTGGATGAAGGACTTTTTCCTTGCCAGTGTTTACCAAGAATTAAGGATGTATAATGACTCTCTGTCCAAGTATGAATATCTACTAGGAACCTTTGGTTATAGTAATTACATACAGGCACAAATTGCCAAAGCCCAGTACAGTTTGAGGGAATTTGATCAAGTTGAAGCAATATTTGAAGAACTGTTGAAGAATGATCCTTATAGAGTGGAAGACATGGACATGTATTCCAATGTGCTATATGCTAAGGAATGTTCTGCTAGTTTGAGTTATCTTGCCCATAGAGTATTCATGACTGATAAATACAAACCTGAGTCTTGTTGTATTATTGGGAATTATTACAGTTTAAAGGGGCAGCATGAGAAGTCAGTTGTGTATTTCAGGAGAGCCCTTAAATTggacaaaaattatttaactgcTTGGACACTCATGGGTCATGAGTTTGTTGAGATGAAAAACACTCCTGCTGCTGTGGATGCCTATCGTCGAGCTGTAGATATAGATTCGTGTGATTACCGTGCTTGGTATGGACTTGGACAGGCCTATGAGATGATGGGCATGCCTTTTTATGCACTTCATTACTTCAAAAAATCTGTATTATTGCAGCAAAATGATTCTCGGCTGTGGATTGCAATGGCTCAGTGTTATGAAACTGATCAACTTCGCATGCTTGATGATGCAATAAAGTGTTACAAAAGGGCAGTAAATTGTAATGACAGAGAAGCAATTGCTCTGCATCAGCTAGCAAAGCTGCACTCGGAGCTAGGGCACACTGAAGAGGCTGCATTTTACTACAAAAAGGATTTAGAGAGGATGGAATCTGAAGATAGAGAAGAACCTACAATGATTGAGGCTTTGCTCTATCTTGCAAAATATTACAGAGAACAGCAAAAATTTGAAGAAGCGGATGTTTACTGTACACGTCTTGTGGACTATACTGGCCCG GAGAGAGAAACAGCAAAAAGTTTACTTAGAGGAATGCAATTAACACAATCAAGTTTCCCTTCCATGGATGTTGAGCACTTTCCTCCCTAA